The window CGCGCTGCATCTCGATGCTGGCCCAGCTCGGCGAGACCGCCAAGACCAGCAAGCATGTCGCGGACGGGATCGCCTACCTCCGCAAGACCCAGCACCCTGAAGGGTCCTGGTATGGCCGCTGGGGCATGAACTTCATCTATGGAACCTGGTCGGTGCTGTGCGCCCTCAACATGGCCGGCGTCCGCCATGACGACCCCATGATCCGGAAAGCCGCCGGCTGGCTGGCCTCGATCCAGAACCAGGATGGCGGCTGGGGCGAGGATGCCGTCAGCTACCGGCTGGACTACCGGGGCTGGGAGGCCGCCCCCTCGACCGCCTCGCAAACGGCATGGGCCTTGCTTGCCCTGATGGCTGCTGGCGAGGTTGATCACCCGGCCGTCGCCCGCGGGGTGGAGTACCTGATTGCAACACAGAACGAAAAAGGACTGTGGGACGAACAGCGGTACACCGCCACAGGCTTTCCCCGTGTATTCTATCTACGGTACCATGGTTACCCGAAGTTCTTCCCGCTGTGGGCGTTGGCGCGGTATCGGAACTTGCGGAACACCAACAGCAGGGTGGTAGGGGTCGGAATGTGACTTTGGGGACGGGGGACTATCTTACCGCGGGTCAAACCGTTGATCCGCGGCCGATATTGATCGTGACTGGACTGGTTCAGGAGGCCCGCATCGCGGCCGGGCCCGGCATGGCGGTCATTTGCTCGTCGAGCAGCCCGACCCAGTTGCGGGCGCTGTTGACGGTGCTGGATCCCGAAACGATTCGCGGCGTGATCTCCTTTGGCGTGGCCGGCGGGCTCGACCCGACGCTGCGCTCCGGCGACGTCGTCCTGGCGACCGAGGTGCTCGCGGGCGACACCCGCTGGGCCGCTGGCCTCTCGCTCGGCGACGACCTGATCGACCGCCTGACGTCGGGGCGCCGCCGCGTGGTGCGCGGCAGCCTCGCCGGTGCCGAGGAAGTGGTCACGGGGCGCTCCTGCAAGGCGGCGCTGCATTCGGAGACGGGAGCTGCC of the Bradyrhizobium sp. WSM1417 genome contains:
- a CDS encoding phosphorylase, which translates into the protein MTLGTGDYLTAGQTVDPRPILIVTGLVQEARIAAGPGMAVICSSSSPTQLRALLTVLDPETIRGVISFGVAGGLDPTLRSGDVVLATEVLAGDTRWAAGLSLGDDLIDRLTSGRRRVVRGSLAGAEEVVTGRSCKAALHSETGAAAVDMESHIAAAYAAEAGLPFAAVRVISDPAHRALPALARAAIKPNGQIDVLAVLRGIARNPTALHGLVSTGLDFNRALRSLRGCRDFLIGTEIVESEALVSEAA